CGAAAAATGATTATTCAACTCCACAATATACCTCGCAGGTTTGGCAGCTTTCAGAGAAATATACTCACTAAGTTAGAGCGTAACATGTAACGGCTGTTTGTCAATGGTATGGTAGGTATTGTTAATACCTACCAATATGAATATTTTGATCTTACTGGCAGGCATCACAATCCTCGTCATTGATACTGCATGCCTTGGGCAGTGATACGGGGTTAACAGCATTGAGGGTACCGGTATTAACGGTGGATTTTTCGGTACTTGTAGCGGCCAGTGAACGCAAGTAATAGGTAGTCTTTAATCCGAGCATCCAAGCCATGCGATACGTGAGGTCGAGTTTTTTACCATCGGCACCGGCGATATAGATATTTAGGCTCTGAGCTTGATCCAGCCATTTTTGACGACGACTGGCGGCTTCGATAATCCACTTGGGTTCGACTTCAAAGGCCGTAGCAAACAAGGTCTTGATGTAGTCGGGAACGCGTTCAATGTTTTTCAACGAACCTTCGTAGTACTTGAGATCGTTTACCATGACGGCATCCCATAGGTCTTCGTCTTTCAGCATCTTGACCAGGTAAGGATTGATGACCGTGAACTCTCCGGAGAGGTTGGATTTAACAAACAAGTTTTGGTAAGTGGGCTCAATGGATTGGGTCACACCGACAATGTTCGATATCGTTGCAGTCGGCGCAATGGCCATGACATTCGAGTTGCGCATACCGGCTTTGGCTTTCTCGCGCAATGCATCCCAGTCCAAGGTCGAAGAGCGATCCATCTTCAAGAAATCCTGTCCACGCTCGGCCGCTAACAAATCAATGCTATCGATAGGCAACACCCCTTGGCTCCAAAGTGAGCCTTCAAAGGTTTGATACGCCCCGCGTTCTTTAGCCAATTCTGCCGAGGCATCGATGGCGGCAAAGCTAACAAGCTCCATAGACAAGTCTGCGAAGGCAACGGCCTGCTCACTGCTGTAAGGAATCTTCTGAAGGTACAAGGCATCTTGGAACCCCATAATGCCAAGGCCTACTGGTCGATGTTTTTGGTTGGCCTTTTCTGCTTGTGGTACGGCGTAATAATTAATATCAATCACATTATCGAGCATACGCACCGCGGTTTTAATGGTGGCATTCAGCTTCTCGCGATCGATACCGTCATCGGAGACGTGTTGAGCAAGATTGACGGATCCCAGGTTGCACACGGCAATTTCATCGTTACTGGTGTTTAAGGTGATTTCAGTGCATAGATTTGAGCTGTGTACGACACCGACGTGTTGTTGTGGGCTGCGTAGATTGCAAGGATCTTTAAAGGTAATCCATGGGTGTCCGGTTTCAAAAATCATCCCGAGCATTTTTCGCCATAGCGCCTTGGCGTCAATGGTTTTACTTTTGATGTCGCCCGCAGCGGCTTTGGCTTCATATTCTTGATATTTGGCTTCGAAGGCCTTGCCCACTAAATCATGAAGTTCGGGTACCTGGTTAGGGGAGAACAAAGTCCACGATTCATCGCTAAAAAGACGCTTCATAAACAGATCGGGAATCCAGTTAGCGGTATTCATATCGTGGGTGCGACGTCGATCATCACCGGTATTTTTGCGCAGCTCGAGGAACTCCTCGATGTCGAGATGCCAGGATTCGAGATAAGCGCAGACAGCGCCTTTACGTTTACCGCCTTGGTTCACCGCTACGGCGATATCATTGGCGACTTTCAAGAAGGGTACGACACCTTGAGATTGTCCGTTGGTGCCTTTGATGTGGGCGCCAAGCGCACGTACGGGAGTCCAGTCATTGCCCAGTCCACCGGCCCATTTAGACAGCATGGCGTTATCGCTCCACGCGCTGGTGATGCCCTTCATATCATCGGGAATGGTGGTGAGGTAGCAGCTGGACAGCTGGCTGTGTCGGGTACCGGCGTTGAAGAGAGTCGGCGTAGAAGACATGTAGTCGAACGAAGACAGTAAGTTATAGAACTCGATGGCCCGCAGATTGATATCGTCTTCTTTTAAAGCAAGCCCCATGGCCACACGCATAAAGAAGACCTGAGGAAGCTCAAGGCGTTGGCCCTCATGATGGACAAAGTAGCGATCGTAAAGAGTTTGTAGACCAAGGTAGGTGAATTGGTTGTCGCGTTCTGGCTTGATGGCTGAACCCAATAGCTCTAAATCAAAGTCGGAAAGTCTTGAATTAAAAAGCTCTTTATCGATACCAAAATTAATTGCCGCAATTAGATAATCTTCATAACGGAATACCTGACCTGAAATTATACCCAAGGCTTTTCCGGACTCACGAACAATGGTATTGAGAAGTAACTTAGAAGTAACCAAGCTATAGTTCGGTTCTTCTTCGATTAATGTTCTGCTTTCAATTAACGCTGCATTCCAGAGAAGTTCTATATCCATATCTTCATAAGAACTTCTTTTAATACGATCAATAATCAATTCTGCGTCTACGAAATCCAGCTCCTTACATATATCTCGAACTGCAGTAATAACTGGCGTATTTAGTAAGTCGTAAAAATCATTACCGCTCTTTATTCTTATTCCCGACGAAATTGACTTATATTGTTCACGTTCTCTTTGGCGTTCTGTTCTGTAAATAACGTAATATCTTGCAACTTGGTGTTCACCAGAACGCATAAGAGCAAGCTCAACTTGGTCTTGAACTTCTTCAATATGAATAGTGCCGCCGGAAGGCATTCTGCGGATAAATGTTTCCTGTACTATCTTTGTTGTCTCATCACTTTTATTTTTTAATGCTTGTGATTGATTGGTTAATCCTCCATTAGCTTGCGGATCCATAAAGGCTTTAGTTATTGCAATACGAATTCTATCAATATCAAAAGGCACTACTTTACCATTTCGTTTTATTACCTGTATTTCTCCAG
This DNA window, taken from Teredinibacter purpureus, encodes the following:
- a CDS encoding ribonucleoside-diphosphate reductase subunit alpha — translated: MTDINNRIVTPGEIQVIKRNGKVVPFDIDRIRIAITKAFMDPQANGGLTNQSQALKNKSDETTKIVQETFIRRMPSGGTIHIEEVQDQVELALMRSGEHQVARYYVIYRTERQREREQYKSISSGIRIKSGNDFYDLLNTPVITAVRDICKELDFVDAELIIDRIKRSSYEDMDIELLWNAALIESRTLIEEEPNYSLVTSKLLLNTIVRESGKALGIISGQVFRYEDYLIAAINFGIDKELFNSRLSDFDLELLGSAIKPERDNQFTYLGLQTLYDRYFVHHEGQRLELPQVFFMRVAMGLALKEDDINLRAIEFYNLLSSFDYMSSTPTLFNAGTRHSQLSSCYLTTIPDDMKGITSAWSDNAMLSKWAGGLGNDWTPVRALGAHIKGTNGQSQGVVPFLKVANDIAVAVNQGGKRKGAVCAYLESWHLDIEEFLELRKNTGDDRRRTHDMNTANWIPDLFMKRLFSDESWTLFSPNQVPELHDLVGKAFEAKYQEYEAKAAAGDIKSKTIDAKALWRKMLGMIFETGHPWITFKDPCNLRSPQQHVGVVHSSNLCTEITLNTSNDEIAVCNLGSVNLAQHVSDDGIDREKLNATIKTAVRMLDNVIDINYYAVPQAEKANQKHRPVGLGIMGFQDALYLQKIPYSSEQAVAFADLSMELVSFAAIDASAELAKERGAYQTFEGSLWSQGVLPIDSIDLLAAERGQDFLKMDRSSTLDWDALREKAKAGMRNSNVMAIAPTATISNIVGVTQSIEPTYQNLFVKSNLSGEFTVINPYLVKMLKDEDLWDAVMVNDLKYYEGSLKNIERVPDYIKTLFATAFEVEPKWIIEAASRRQKWLDQAQSLNIYIAGADGKKLDLTYRMAWMLGLKTTYYLRSLAATSTEKSTVNTGTLNAVNPVSLPKACSINDEDCDACQ